A region from the Pseudomonadota bacterium genome encodes:
- a CDS encoding peptidase M50 translates to MKNSHSAKTLFSQSWYRVSDLLPRLRSHARFHRHSYRDRDWYILQDHSKGQFHRFSPEAYLVIGLMDGKHTLNDIWKTACERLDDDMPTQDEVIDLLAYLHQADIMQSDIPPDFKVLHQRGRKEKMGRWMAMLRSPVAMNFALLDPDSFLEKTLFLVRPFFSRAGLILWIVIVSFALAQVGIHWRELTSNVTDRVLSLQNIFALGLIYPVTRIFHEFGHAYAVKRWGGEVHEMGIMLIAFMPIPYMDASSSSAFYHKGQRIMVSAAGIMVDLLLAACGVIVWINAEPGMARVIAYNVILIGGVSALLLNGNPLLRFDAYYILADFLEIPNLADRGNKYIGYLLQRYLFGIRDAKSPAQATGEEFWFSLYAFAAFCYRILISISIIFFIAGRFFFLGIILAIWTSAAILLFPLVRLGRHIHQNMHRSLPRIFLVAGVFAGLLAGVLFLVPFPSFTVAEGVVWAPEEARIFAGTDGFVVKFLALPGSRVLKGDPLYYCEAPELRAELEVLKAGLRELEARYRLSFVTNITEAQVLRERMVSARAKLARAEERFGEMVVRSPASGVLLMPKADDLPGSFVRKGIPMGYVVDFSRTVVRVVVNQADVDHIRYRTLKVEGRLASSVDTVYPARIEREVPGASKELPSLSLSLAGGGGVILDPNETEKPQSFENLFYFDITLEKAKARGIGERVYIRFVHNPEPIAFRLHRSIRRLLLKKFGV, encoded by the coding sequence ATAAAAAATTCACATAGCGCTAAAACGCTGTTTAGCCAATCCTGGTACCGTGTCTCCGACCTGTTGCCCCGTCTGCGCAGTCACGCCCGATTTCATCGACATTCATACCGTGACCGTGACTGGTATATCCTGCAGGATCATTCAAAGGGCCAGTTTCACCGCTTTTCTCCCGAAGCGTACCTGGTTATCGGCCTCATGGACGGCAAGCACACTCTCAATGACATCTGGAAAACGGCCTGTGAACGCTTAGATGATGACATGCCGACCCAGGACGAGGTCATCGACCTCTTAGCCTATCTCCATCAGGCGGATATCATGCAGTCGGATATTCCACCTGATTTTAAAGTTCTTCACCAGCGGGGCCGGAAGGAGAAGATGGGCCGGTGGATGGCCATGCTCAGATCGCCGGTGGCCATGAACTTTGCGTTGCTTGATCCCGATTCGTTTCTGGAGAAAACACTTTTCCTCGTCCGGCCGTTTTTCAGCCGGGCCGGGCTTATCCTCTGGATCGTCATCGTTTCCTTCGCCCTGGCCCAGGTCGGAATTCACTGGCGGGAACTTACTTCCAATGTTACGGATCGCGTGTTGAGCCTCCAGAATATTTTTGCTCTAGGTCTTATTTATCCGGTCACCCGGATCTTTCATGAATTCGGTCATGCTTACGCCGTCAAACGATGGGGGGGAGAGGTTCACGAAATGGGGATTATGCTCATAGCCTTCATGCCCATACCCTATATGGATGCTTCTTCATCTTCCGCTTTCTACCACAAGGGCCAACGCATTATGGTGAGTGCCGCCGGAATCATGGTCGATTTGCTGCTGGCGGCCTGTGGGGTGATTGTGTGGATCAACGCTGAGCCGGGAATGGCGCGCGTGATAGCCTATAACGTCATTCTTATCGGCGGCGTCTCGGCACTGCTCTTAAACGGCAACCCTCTCCTGCGTTTTGATGCATATTATATCCTTGCCGATTTTCTGGAGATTCCCAATCTGGCCGATCGCGGGAACAAGTATATCGGCTACCTGCTGCAAAGATATCTTTTCGGTATCAGGGATGCCAAATCACCTGCCCAGGCTACCGGCGAAGAGTTCTGGTTTTCACTGTATGCCTTTGCCGCGTTTTGTTACCGGATACTGATCAGCATTTCGATCATTTTTTTTATTGCCGGCCGCTTCTTTTTCCTTGGGATTATCCTTGCCATCTGGACGTCGGCGGCGATTCTTCTTTTTCCTCTGGTAAGGTTAGGACGCCATATCCATCAGAACATGCACCGCTCTTTACCCCGGATCTTCCTTGTTGCCGGTGTGTTCGCCGGCCTTCTGGCAGGGGTACTTTTTCTGGTGCCGTTTCCATCCTTTACCGTCGCGGAGGGGGTGGTCTGGGCACCCGAAGAGGCGCGGATATTCGCCGGAACGGATGGTTTCGTGGTGAAGTTCCTGGCTTTACCCGGTTCCCGTGTGTTAAAAGGAGACCCGCTTTATTACTGTGAAGCCCCCGAGCTCCGGGCGGAACTTGAGGTCCTTAAAGCCGGGTTAAGGGAACTTGAGGCTCGCTATCGCCTGAGTTTTGTGACCAATATCACGGAAGCGCAGGTGCTTCGGGAAAGAATGGTAAGCGCCCGGGCTAAACTTGCCCGTGCCGAGGAACGATTCGGTGAGATGGTCGTTCGCAGTCCAGCGAGTGGCGTCCTGTTGATGCCGAAGGCCGATGACCTGCCGGGAAGCTTCGTGCGCAAAGGGATTCCCATGGGGTATGTTGTAGATTTTTCAAGAACTGTTGTTCGGGTTGTAGTCAATCAGGCGGATGTCGATCACATCCGTTACCGGACCCTCAAAGTGGAAGGTCGTCTCGCTTCATCCGTTGATACGGTTTATCCTGCCCGCATCGAACGTGAGGTCCCGGGAGCATCCAAGGAACTTCCCAGCTTGTCCCTCAGCCTTGCAGGCGGGGGAGGCGTCATCCTGGACCCGAATGAAACCGAAAAGCCTCAGTCCTTTGAGAATCTCTTTTATTTTGATATTACCCTCGAAAAGGCAAAAGCCAGGGGAATCGGGGAAAGGGTTTACATTCGCTTTGTGCATAATCCCGAGCCCATAGCGTTTCGCCTGCATCGGAGCATCCGTCGTTTACTTCTCAAAAAGTTTGGCGTATGA